One Mycolicibacterium rufum genomic window, TCGAGGACACGTCGGCGCATCGCAGCTCACGGTACCCAGCGCAAGTGGCTGTGGCGACTCGTCCGACGTCGTAGGCTGCCGGTGTGACGACAACGGGACGAGTCCTGGCCACGTGTGTGCTGACGGTGTCCGCGGTGCTGGCGCTGAGCCCGTCGGCGCAGGCGAAGAACGGTGACACCCACATCACCGGCCAGGGCGTCGCCCGCACCATCGACTGCAACAACGCCACGCTGATCGTGGTCGGCACCAGCAATCAGATCAACGCCATCGGAACCTGCTGGGCCGTGACCGTGCAGGGGTCCTCGAACACCATCGTCGCCGACAACGTCATCAACGACATCACGGTCTACGGCTACGACCAGACCGTGTTCTACAAGAACGGTGCACCGATCGTCTGGGATCGCGGCCGGGAACTCGGGATGACAAATCGCGTCGATCGGGTACCCGCCTAGCCGTGAATCACCTTCGACTGCTCGTCGGCGCCGCGATGCTGTCCGCTGCCGCACTCGGCCTCACGGCCTGCGGGTCCACCAGCTCCGACACCGATCAGCCCAGCGCGACTGCGGGATCGTCCGGAGCGCAGGTCGAGATCGGCAACACCATCAACTACGGATCGTTCGGCACCACCGCCGACATCGACTGCGCCGACGGCAAGTCGCTCAACGTCGGTGGCTCGAACAACACGCTGACCGTCACGGGCACCTGTGCGAACGTCAACATCGGCGGAGCCGACAACAAGATCACCTTCGACCGGGTCGACGCCGAGTTGACCGTGGTCGGGCTGAACAACACGGTGACCTACCGCGACGGTGACCCCAAGGTCAACGACACCGGGAGCAACAACACGATCAGCAAGGGCTGATTTCGCGTCCATAACCATGGACACCAATGATCGAATCGGTGTACCTTGCCATGGACATGAACCGCTCGTATGACATGAGCGCCCGCCAGCGGGCCAAGGACGCGACGCGCGCAGCGATCCTCGCGGCGACGGTCGAGTGCTTCATGGCCGAGCGGTCGTTCGCCGTCACCCTGCCCGCGGTGGCAGAACGGGCCGGGGTGACCGTGAAGACGGTGCTGCGCCACTTCGGTACCCGGGAGGCGTTGATCGACGCGGCGTGGTCGCAGACGTTCGCCGAGGTCCTCGCCGAACGCACGGCGCCGCCGGGCGACACCGAGGGCGCCCTGCGCGTGCTCATCGCCCACTACGAGGCCCGGGGCGACATGGTGATCGCCGTCCTGGCCGACGAGAACGACCCACGGGCCGTTCGCACCGGCGACGCCGGCCGGCTCGCTCACCGCGCCTGGGTGGACGAGGTGTTCGACGCCCGCCTGCCGCACGACGCCGCAGCACGATCACGACTGGTCGATGTCCTCGTCGTCGCGACCGACGTCTACTGCTGGAAGCTGCTGCGCCGCGACCGCGGCCTCTCGGTCGACGACGTCTGCGACCGGATGCTGCTCCTCACCGACGGCGTGCTCGCGAACGCCCTGGCCGACGAGGCGCCGTGAGGATCCTGTTCGCCATCGTCGACGGCGGCGGCAACGTTCCGCCGCAGCTGGCCGTCGCCCGAGCCCTCCGGCAACGCGGCGCCGAGGTCACCGTCGTCGGGCACCGCGGGATTCGCGAACGCGTCGAGGCGGCCGGACTGGACTTCGAATGCTTCTCCGCAGGGCGGCATTTCGATCCCACTCCGCAGCGGTCGTTGGCGGCCATCATGCTGGACTTCACCCGGACGGCGGCCGACCGGGCGCTCGGCCGCTGCGTCGTCGACGCGGCGCGCCGCCTCGGAGCCGACGCCGTCGTCGTCGACATGATCCTCGTCGCCGCGATTCCCGAGATCGAACGCTCCGGTCTCCCGACGGTCGTGTTCGTGCACTGCTTCTATCAGGCGGTGCGCGACATGGCCGCCGGCCCCGTCGGCTGGCTGCTGCGATCCCGCGGCGTCGACCCGCTCTATGCACAACATCGCGGCCTCCTGCAGATCGTCACGTCCCGCGCGGATCTGGATCCCGCGCCCGCCGCCGGCAACGTGGCGCACACCGGCGTCGCCTGGCAAGGGGTTC contains:
- a CDS encoding DUF3060 domain-containing protein translates to MTTTGRVLATCVLTVSAVLALSPSAQAKNGDTHITGQGVARTIDCNNATLIVVGTSNQINAIGTCWAVTVQGSSNTIVADNVINDITVYGYDQTVFYKNGAPIVWDRGRELGMTNRVDRVPA
- a CDS encoding TetR/AcrR family transcriptional regulator, translating into MIESVYLAMDMNRSYDMSARQRAKDATRAAILAATVECFMAERSFAVTLPAVAERAGVTVKTVLRHFGTREALIDAAWSQTFAEVLAERTAPPGDTEGALRVLIAHYEARGDMVIAVLADENDPRAVRTGDAGRLAHRAWVDEVFDARLPHDAAARSRLVDVLVVATDVYCWKLLRRDRGLSVDDVCDRMLLLTDGVLANALADEAP
- a CDS encoding glycosyltransferase, producing MRILFAIVDGGGNVPPQLAVARALRQRGAEVTVVGHRGIRERVEAAGLDFECFSAGRHFDPTPQRSLAAIMLDFTRTAADRALGRCVVDAARRLGADAVVVDMILVAAIPEIERSGLPTVVFVHCFYQAVRDMAAGPVGWLLRSRGVDPLYAQHRGLLQIVTSRADLDPAPAAGNVAHTGVAWQGVPTPANPAPVPRVLVSLSTNAFAGQRRMLQNILDALAPEPVDVTVTVGPGIDAAGVRVPRNASLYAWLDHDEVLATTSLVVGHGGHSTAMRALSFSVPQVIMPANPLIDQKLVGAALARHGAGLLLRKHATPEHISQAARTVLRGDHFRTAAEDLGRQIRRCDGAQVAADAITEFAGGRRETLRA
- a CDS encoding DUF3060 domain-containing protein translates to MLSAAALGLTACGSTSSDTDQPSATAGSSGAQVEIGNTINYGSFGTTADIDCADGKSLNVGGSNNTLTVTGTCANVNIGGADNKITFDRVDAELTVVGLNNTVTYRDGDPKVNDTGSNNTISKG